A genomic window from Nitrospirota bacterium includes:
- a CDS encoding TolC family protein, with product MHSKTEVRRQKSEGRRQSTDFSICFVCNFVCLLLSVFCLLPEAFAEELQLQPLIDEALKNNHEVLMLNARESASRFRIPQAESLPDPMFMFGYQNDGIRDPYTFDEEMASDSMWMFSVSQMFPYPGKLSLKGQMAARDSESLKALTDSARLKTIERVKELYYDLFFSYKNIDLIKDKTALFSRIESAALARYSTGMAPQQEVIMAQTEKYMLLEQEEMLKQKIQSLEAMLNAAIGRDINSPLGRPSDAAPTLFNREMNELIETAFENSPFIKARGKMLEGAKTKVRMAEKEYYPDFTVNAGYFAKNKYFEDMWSLTATFNVPIFYKTKQRQAVLEAKASFEETEHELADTKVMLSSGIRDNYSMLKSSERLMDLYKNGLIPKTYQDFESAISEYTNGKVEALTVITRLKSLIDYEALYWKQYTEREKTIARLEALTAVISPVVSSP from the coding sequence ATGCACAGTAAAACAGAAGTCAGAAGACAGAAGTCAGAAGGCAGAAGACAGAGCACAGATTTCTCAATCTGCTTTGTGTGCAATTTTGTCTGTCTTCTGTTATCTGTCTTCTGTCTTCTACCTGAGGCCTTCGCCGAAGAGCTTCAACTGCAGCCGCTGATCGACGAGGCGCTGAAAAACAATCATGAAGTCCTCATGCTGAATGCGAGGGAATCCGCCTCAAGATTCAGGATACCCCAGGCGGAGAGCCTTCCCGACCCGATGTTCATGTTCGGCTACCAGAATGACGGAATCAGGGACCCGTACACCTTTGACGAGGAGATGGCCTCGGATTCCATGTGGATGTTCTCTGTCTCGCAGATGTTCCCGTATCCCGGCAAGCTCTCATTAAAAGGCCAAATGGCTGCAAGGGACTCGGAAAGCCTGAAGGCCCTGACGGACTCAGCCCGTTTAAAAACAATAGAGAGGGTCAAAGAACTTTATTACGACCTGTTTTTTTCATACAAGAATATCGACCTCATCAAGGACAAGACAGCGCTTTTTTCAAGGATAGAAAGCGCGGCCCTTGCCAGGTATTCAACCGGGATGGCGCCGCAGCAGGAAGTGATAATGGCGCAGACCGAAAAATATATGCTTCTTGAACAGGAGGAGATGCTGAAGCAAAAGATACAGTCCCTTGAGGCGATGCTTAATGCCGCAATCGGCAGGGACATTAATTCACCGCTCGGAAGGCCGTCTGATGCCGCCCCCACTTTATTCAACCGTGAGATGAATGAACTTATTGAAACAGCTTTTGAAAATTCTCCGTTCATAAAGGCCAGGGGGAAAATGCTCGAAGGGGCAAAGACAAAAGTCCGCATGGCTGAAAAAGAATACTACCCGGATTTCACGGTCAACGCGGGCTATTTCGCAAAAAACAAATATTTTGAAGACATGTGGAGCCTGACCGCTACGTTCAATGTCCCGATCTTTTATAAGACGAAACAAAGGCAGGCGGTGCTTGAGGCGAAGGCGTCATTTGAGGAGACCGAGCATGAGCTTGCCGACACAAAAGTCATGCTTTCCTCGGGCATAAGAGATAATTACTCCATGCTCAAGTCTTCGGAGAGACTGATGGACTTGTATAAAAACGGCTTGATACCCAAGACCTACCAGGATTTTGAATCAGCCATTTCCGAATACACTAACGGAAAAGTTGAGGCCCTGACCGTCATAACAAGACTTAAATCACTTATTGACTATGAAGCGCTCTACTGGAAACAATACACGGAGAGGGAAAAGACAATTGCAAGGCTGGAGGCATTGACGGCGGTAATTAGCCCGGTAGTTAGTAGCCCGTAG
- a CDS encoding FixH family protein, protein MKHIRKALLVMMAGLFLFGIAYAKDYEVTKKAGDLDVAIKIDKNPPVVGKNNIEIEVKDASGKPVTDVKVKVEYSMPAMPGMPAMDYKADAELKENKYKAVMDLSMSGSWNVVVKITRGDKTSKVKFSVDAQ, encoded by the coding sequence ATGAAACATATTAGAAAAGCTTTGCTGGTCATGATGGCAGGACTGTTCCTCTTTGGAATAGCTTACGCCAAAGATTATGAGGTAACGAAGAAGGCCGGCGATCTTGATGTGGCTATCAAGATAGATAAAAATCCACCGGTGGTTGGCAAAAACAATATAGAAATTGAAGTCAAAGACGCTTCAGGTAAGCCTGTGACAGACGTAAAGGTGAAGGTTGAATACTCCATGCCGGCAATGCCGGGAATGCCCGCTATGGATTACAAGGCCGATGCTGAGCTGAAGGAAAATAAATATAAGGCGGTCATGGACCTTTCAATGTCCGGCTCATGGAATGTCGTTGTAAAGATAACCCGCGGCGACAAGACATCAAAAGTCAAATTCAGCGTAGATGCACAGTAA
- the recR gene encoding recombination protein RecR, with translation MNNGVVENLINELSKLPGIGRKTAQRLSFFILGMPEEEAVSIANAIIEIKKKARFCRTCFNITEDEICSICKNPQRNRSTICVVEEPSNLIVIENTKIFNGLYHVLLGALSPIDGITPDRLKINELVERVKQGGITEVIIATNPNTKGETTAQYISQVLKPLGVKISRIAYGLPIGGDIEFADEVTLSKSIEGRKEL, from the coding sequence ATGAATAACGGCGTTGTTGAAAATCTCATAAACGAACTTTCAAAGCTTCCGGGTATCGGCAGGAAGACCGCGCAGCGGCTTTCCTTTTTTATATTGGGTATGCCGGAGGAGGAAGCGGTCTCGATAGCTAACGCCATTATTGAAATAAAGAAAAAGGCGCGCTTCTGCCGGACCTGCTTTAACATCACTGAAGACGAGATATGCTCCATCTGTAAAAACCCGCAGAGGAACAGAAGCACGATCTGCGTTGTCGAAGAACCGAGCAACCTCATCGTTATTGAAAATACAAAAATCTTCAATGGGCTGTATCATGTGCTTCTCGGAGCGCTTTCCCCTATTGACGGCATAACCCCGGACAGGCTCAAGATCAATGAGCTTGTTGAAAGGGTGAAGCAGGGCGGCATTACAGAAGTCATCATCGCGACAAACCCCAACACAAAAGGCGAAACTACAGCCCAGTATATATCCCAGGTTCTGAAACCCCTTGGAGTAAAAATATCCCGCATCGCCTACGGGCTTCCCATCGGCGGAGACATTGAATTTGCCGATGAGGTCACCCTCTCAAAATCCATCGAAGGCAGAAAAGAACTGTAA
- a CDS encoding YbaB/EbfC family nucleoid-associated protein, translating to MNKKMIGDLMKQAQKMQEEMGRVQEESKKKTYEASAGGGMVVATANGATEIVSLKIERDVVNPDDIEMLQDLIVAAVNEALRGAQQLVSEDMKKITGGMNLPGLGNIFG from the coding sequence ATGAATAAGAAGATGATAGGCGACCTGATGAAGCAGGCGCAGAAGATGCAGGAGGAGATGGGAAGGGTCCAGGAGGAATCAAAAAAGAAGACATATGAGGCGTCGGCAGGCGGAGGCATGGTTGTCGCTACAGCCAACGGCGCAACGGAGATCGTTTCCCTGAAGATCGAGCGCGACGTAGTAAACCCCGACGATATTGAGATGCTTCAGGACCTTATAGTCGCAGCAGTGAATGAGGCCCTCCGGGGGGCGCAGCAATTGGTGTCGGAAGACATGAAAAAAATTACAGGCGGCATGAACCTTCCCGGCCTGGGAAATATCTTCGGGTAA
- the dnaX gene encoding DNA polymerase III subunit gamma/tau, translating to MSYIVLARKWRPQNFDDLVGQETVVKTFKNALSSGKIVHAYLFSGPRGVGKTSSARILAKALNCLQRTGSDPCGQCESCKAITEGHSVDVFEIDGASNTGVDAVRELRETVKYAPSGGKYKIYIIDEVHMLSVPAFNALLKTLEEPPPHVVFIFATTEPKKIPATILSRCQHHSFRRVTKNRIKEQLGKITDAEQINIKEAALEMIAKAADGSMRDALTLLDQACSFSDDITEKELQTLLGLPDAEVIFNLSEAILKGDASSSLSIIKEFTDRGSDLRQIAKELVEQFRNITIVKITQDAEDVFEFSREDTERLRGLAAGVSIEELTLLLTELLRLEGEVRNAVNPRYTLELGLLRTSFVKGMTSIGDVMKMLSGPQGADYVRESGPQPAHDKLKNTQESPSPVKSEIRNPKPEISEAPPAEKKTEPVKQPAPDIITVTADKEELWQKLIAHLDSQDHLLACKLAEATLINMTTAELSIGFNGGMSVLADSIRKSAPVINPILQKLSGHSIKLKILALPKKEIKNDINKMKEKVFSEPIVQDAMRIFNGSMVKVKSLEEDKGADNSD from the coding sequence ATGAGCTACATTGTACTTGCAAGAAAATGGCGCCCCCAGAATTTTGACGATCTTGTTGGACAGGAGACGGTTGTTAAGACCTTCAAGAATGCCCTGTCAAGCGGGAAGATCGTGCACGCCTATTTGTTTTCAGGTCCCAGGGGCGTTGGCAAAACATCTTCCGCCCGCATCCTTGCCAAGGCGCTGAACTGTCTGCAAAGGACCGGCAGCGACCCATGCGGCCAATGCGAAAGCTGCAAGGCGATAACCGAAGGCCATTCCGTTGACGTGTTTGAAATCGACGGCGCCTCTAACACAGGCGTTGACGCGGTGCGTGAACTGAGGGAGACCGTGAAATACGCGCCTTCAGGCGGTAAGTATAAAATTTATATAATCGATGAAGTGCATATGCTGAGCGTGCCTGCCTTCAACGCGCTACTTAAAACCCTCGAAGAGCCGCCGCCGCACGTGGTCTTCATCTTTGCCACAACCGAACCGAAAAAGATACCGGCAACTATTCTCTCCAGGTGTCAGCACCACTCTTTCCGCAGGGTCACCAAAAACAGGATAAAAGAGCAGCTCGGGAAAATTACCGACGCGGAACAGATAAATATCAAAGAGGCCGCTCTGGAGATGATAGCAAAGGCGGCTGACGGCAGCATGAGAGACGCCCTGACCCTTCTTGATCAGGCCTGCTCTTTCAGCGACGACATAACGGAAAAAGAGCTTCAGACGCTTTTAGGCCTTCCTGACGCGGAGGTCATCTTCAATCTTTCGGAAGCTATTTTAAAGGGAGACGCGTCCTCCTCCCTTTCGATAATAAAGGAATTCACTGACAGGGGCAGCGACCTGCGGCAGATAGCAAAGGAACTTGTCGAGCAATTCAGAAATATTACCATCGTGAAGATAACACAAGATGCTGAAGACGTCTTTGAATTTTCCAGAGAGGACACGGAAAGGCTGAGGGGGCTTGCAGCCGGTGTCAGCATTGAAGAACTTACTTTGCTCCTGACCGAACTCCTCAGGCTTGAGGGAGAGGTCCGGAACGCCGTCAATCCGAGATATACACTTGAACTCGGGCTTCTCAGGACTTCTTTTGTGAAGGGGATGACTTCCATAGGGGACGTCATGAAAATGCTCAGCGGTCCACAGGGTGCGGATTATGTACGGGAATCAGGGCCACAACCGGCACACGACAAATTAAAAAACACTCAGGAAAGTCCCTCACCGGTCAAATCCGAAATCCGAAACCCTAAACCCGAAATTTCCGAGGCCCCACCGGCAGAAAAAAAAACAGAACCGGTTAAACAACCCGCCCCGGACATCATAACGGTAACAGCGGACAAGGAAGAACTCTGGCAGAAATTGATCGCACATCTCGATTCGCAGGACCATCTGCTTGCCTGCAAGCTTGCAGAGGCCACGCTTATCAATATGACAACGGCAGAACTGTCGATCGGCTTCAACGGGGGGATGTCCGTGCTTGCGGATTCAATAAGGAAGAGCGCCCCTGTTATTAACCCGATCCTTCAAAAACTGAGCGGCCACAGCATTAAATTAAAGATCCTTGCATTGCCCAAGAAAGAAATAAAAAATGATATCAATAAAATGAAGGAAAAGGTTTTCTCCGAGCCGATTGTGCAGGACGCGATGAGAATTTTTAACGGTTCCATGGTAAAAGTTAAATCGCTCGAAGAAGACAAAGGGGCGGATAACAGTGACTGA
- a CDS encoding tyrosine-type recombinase/integrase: MNIIKFPVMRLFKRKNGTYYVEIRRGQAKSLKTKDKLLAQRLLKQIEKEALLGRLIQLERKSYSSVADFSKEYIAHREENKASNTTRLDKESFDKLTDFLGGATLINSITRKQCEEFINHLRGNTLKPTTINIAIRHLKAAFKKAVEWEYIDKTPWEYVKQIKLKDSLPRACNKQEIEKLLSAISIQEDRELLLTYLYTAGRRTEIARLQWQDFKENNDIWMVHIKESKTKTRIIPLADNLKELLFYRKKHIGPVFPSCYYHPKEVSKKFRKYADNAGLKNVKLHDMRHTSATFMLLKGVPLKIVSEVLGHTTVKTTEIYTKLIAEHLRDAINTLKF, translated from the coding sequence ATGAATATAATAAAATTTCCTGTCATGAGACTTTTCAAAAGAAAAAATGGAACCTACTATGTAGAAATCAGGCGAGGACAAGCAAAGAGCCTGAAAACAAAAGACAAGCTTCTTGCCCAAAGGCTCCTTAAACAGATAGAGAAAGAGGCTCTGCTCGGCAGACTGATCCAGTTGGAGCGAAAATCATATAGCTCTGTTGCTGATTTCTCAAAAGAATATATAGCACATAGAGAAGAAAACAAGGCATCGAATACTACAAGGTTAGACAAAGAATCTTTTGACAAATTGACTGATTTCCTCGGTGGTGCTACACTGATCAATTCTATTACCAGAAAACAATGCGAGGAATTTATTAATCATCTCAGGGGAAATACCCTGAAACCCACCACCATCAACATCGCTATAAGGCACCTTAAGGCAGCTTTTAAAAAGGCAGTTGAATGGGAGTATATTGATAAGACCCCATGGGAATATGTAAAGCAAATCAAGCTCAAAGACAGCCTTCCGAGGGCCTGCAACAAGCAGGAGATCGAAAAGCTGCTGTCTGCAATCAGCATACAGGAAGATAGAGAGCTTCTCCTTACCTATTTGTACACCGCAGGACGCAGGACTGAGATCGCAAGACTACAGTGGCAGGATTTCAAGGAAAACAACGACATATGGATGGTTCATATTAAGGAGAGTAAAACCAAGACCAGGATTATTCCCCTTGCAGATAACTTGAAGGAACTGCTCTTCTACCGGAAAAAGCATATAGGTCCGGTATTTCCTTCCTGTTACTATCACCCCAAGGAAGTATCCAAGAAATTCAGAAAGTATGCTGATAATGCAGGACTGAAAAATGTTAAACTACACGACATGAGGCATACCTCGGCAACGTTTATGCTGCTGAAGGGGGTGCCGTTAAAAATAGTGTCTGAGGTTCTTGGACACACCACTGTAAAGACAACCGAGATATATACGAAACTGATAGCGGAACATTTACGCGATGCGATCAATACCCTTAAATTTTAG
- a CDS encoding helix-turn-helix domain-containing protein, with translation MDQKELCCDVHELKELVRRVINLSGQNSYPRWMDVKAACAYTSMSKNTLMEYIKKDGCIYAKRLGGKWYIDRESIDSFMLQDPVKIHLSTLRFVR, from the coding sequence ATGGATCAAAAAGAATTGTGCTGTGACGTCCACGAGCTTAAAGAGCTTGTGCGCCGGGTTATTAATCTTTCCGGTCAGAACAGCTACCCCCGCTGGATGGACGTAAAAGCCGCTTGCGCCTACACCTCGATGTCGAAAAACACTCTTATGGAGTATATAAAAAAAGATGGCTGCATATATGCCAAACGACTCGGAGGCAAATGGTATATTGACCGTGAAAGCATTGATAGTTTCATGCTCCAAGACCCGGTAAAAATCCATTTGTCAACATTGCGATTTGTAAGATGA
- a CDS encoding HD domain-containing protein — translation MKEETSLSDSVKLILGCYIYPYRDIYEFQNALDIVAELIKLLEKYGDCPSVVATGSGPEADTSPAVKDRLAGVTLREHSYGVTLNMVKALKKSITDYEMHMPKAVITGLAHDIGKIPHLISNSAGEVYEHQIISARWLEGMFYGKNQTLASQVINAVGNHHICLRNDLACMLKKADQEARQSELVRFSRNPRIASLDTWFSIEDFYWRIRPYINFPKSNWQAFTFRDLVYCKPQLIYETAKALCEEANIIDPLFRSKLSYDRALHGIISFLRNYDFIPDLFEKGKPRRLYAIKTELGSTHKTYLIPLKPVGFYRWNEIERKKTEFFLRDVKSVYPTGKGD, via the coding sequence ATGAAAGAAGAAACATCGCTTTCCGATTCTGTGAAACTGATCTTGGGCTGCTATATTTACCCATACCGCGACATTTACGAGTTTCAAAACGCACTTGATATCGTTGCGGAACTTATAAAGCTGCTTGAGAAATACGGGGATTGCCCTTCTGTTGTGGCTACAGGGAGCGGTCCTGAGGCGGATACTTCACCAGCGGTAAAAGACAGACTTGCTGGCGTCACCCTCAGGGAGCATTCCTATGGAGTGACATTGAATATGGTCAAGGCCCTTAAGAAGAGTATTACGGACTATGAAATGCACATGCCGAAGGCGGTAATCACCGGCCTCGCTCATGACATAGGAAAGATTCCCCATTTAATCTCGAATTCAGCCGGTGAGGTGTATGAACATCAGATAATTAGCGCCCGGTGGCTTGAGGGAATGTTTTATGGGAAAAATCAAACCCTCGCAAGCCAAGTGATAAACGCAGTAGGGAACCATCACATATGCCTGAGGAATGATTTGGCCTGCATGTTGAAAAAAGCTGATCAGGAAGCACGGCAATCAGAACTTGTGAGATTCTCACGGAATCCCAGGATAGCGTCCCTGGATACATGGTTTAGCATAGAGGATTTTTACTGGAGGATAAGGCCATATATCAATTTTCCAAAGTCAAACTGGCAGGCATTTACATTCAGGGACCTTGTCTACTGCAAACCACAATTGATTTATGAAACAGCAAAGGCCCTCTGCGAAGAGGCAAATATTATTGACCCGCTATTTCGGAGCAAGTTGTCATATGATAGAGCGTTGCACGGGATTATTAGTTTCCTCAGGAATTATGATTTTATTCCCGATCTGTTCGAAAAAGGGAAACCCCGGAGACTTTATGCAATCAAAACCGAATTGGGCTCAACTCACAAAACATATTTGATCCCTCTCAAACCAGTCGGCTTTTATCGATGGAATGAAATTGAAAGGAAAAAGACAGAGTTCTTTTTAAGAGATGTTAAATCTGTGTATCCGACCGGGAAAGGCGATTGA